A region from the Campylobacter blaseri genome encodes:
- a CDS encoding CorA family divalent cation transporter, with the protein MNFIFISELKWHYGYLFAIIFMILLAIIPLVIFKKKDSFN; encoded by the coding sequence ATGAATTTTATCTTTATATCTGAGTTAAAATGGCATTATGGATACCTTTTTGCAATAATTTTTATGATACTTTTGGCTATTATACCACTTGTAATTTTCAAGAAAAAAGATAGTTTTAACTGA
- a CDS encoding CorA family divalent cation transporter yields the protein MHNMFLGVFQIRQNKIMKIFTIINVIFLLPTLIASNMV from the coding sequence ATGCATAATATGTTTTTAGGAGTTTTTCAAATCAGACAAAATAAAATTATGAAAATTTTCACTATCATTAATGTTATATTTCTTCTGCCAACACTCATAGCTAGCAATATGGTATGA
- a CDS encoding HugZ family heme oxygenase: protein MSNYAIKHMNEDHKDVVELLFKKYAFVEDSSGAEVIGLDSVSITIQQNDKKINIPFLTKVDENFSFKDVIIELYNSVKDDDKNDKIQGQMLEFIQSFKTVLISSLDDEQCVTSYAPFVKIDNDIYVVISSVARHYHSIKQNPNKVSLMFLQDEKDAKTIFARVRAGFEVEATFCDELKDRVFDELEKINPKETALKHIKTMNDFHIIKFKLKNGRFVKGFGGAYDTFGLKILGAAKTKNPHDYKK, encoded by the coding sequence ATGAGTAATTATGCTATAAAACATATGAATGAAGACCATAAAGATGTGGTTGAGTTGCTTTTTAAAAAATACGCTTTTGTTGAAGATTCAAGCGGAGCAGAAGTTATAGGACTTGATAGTGTAAGTATAACAATACAACAAAATGACAAAAAGATAAATATACCATTTTTAACAAAAGTAGATGAAAATTTTAGTTTTAAAGATGTTATAATTGAGCTTTATAATAGTGTTAAAGATGATGATAAAAATGATAAAATACAAGGACAAATGCTTGAGTTTATACAAAGTTTTAAAACTGTTTTAATTTCTAGTTTAGACGATGAGCAGTGTGTTACATCTTATGCACCATTTGTAAAAATTGATAATGATATTTATGTTGTTATATCTAGTGTAGCAAGGCATTATCATAGTATAAAGCAAAATCCAAATAAAGTATCCTTAATGTTTCTACAAGATGAAAAAGATGCTAAAACTATTTTTGCTAGGGTAAGGGCTGGATTTGAAGTAGAAGCTACTTTTTGTGATGAGTTAAAAGATAGAGTTTTTGATGAATTAGAAAAAATAAATCCCAAAGAGACAGCATTAAAACACATAAAAACTATGAATGATTTTCATATCATTAAATTTAAATTAAAAAATGGTCGTTTTGTCAAAGGTTTTGGAGGTGCTTATGATACTTTTGGGCTTAAAATTTTAGGTGCTGCAAAAACTAAAAATCCACATGATTATAAAAAATAG